One Aegilops tauschii subsp. strangulata cultivar AL8/78 chromosome 7, Aet v6.0, whole genome shotgun sequence genomic window carries:
- the LOC109782470 gene encoding uncharacterized protein: MAMSDTGSSFANWTDDLYRYDAPCLGGAAADSTIVASATPTSPASAGSGDGSPSRAAGGALGPRVAGKPAARKRARASRRAPVTLLNTDASNFRAMVQQFTGIPSAPAGPFSGAPVINFGGASGYGFAPQQQPAAAVSFDHHLHQQRQQYTGAAFGYGNHLQHSLSGGDAFAHGLGAAEDRMLLQSMQAAQMPGARAAHNSANGYFA, from the coding sequence ATGGCGATGAGTGACACTGGCTCGAGCTTCGCCAACTGGACCGACGACCTGTACCGCTACGACGCTCCGTGCCTGGGCGGCGCTGCGGCGGACTCGACGATCGTCGCCTCCGCGACGCCGACGAGCCCGGCGTCGGCGGGGTCCGGCGACGGGAGCCCGTCCCGGGCGGCGGGCGGGGCCCTGGGCCCGCGGGTGGCGGGcaagccggcggcgaggaagCGGGCCCGCGCGTCGCGCCGCGCGCCAGTGACGCTGCTCAACACGGACGCCAGCAACTTCCGCGCCATGGTGCAGCAGTTCACCGGCATCCCCTCGGCCCCCGCCGGCCCGTTCTCCGGCGCTCCCGTCATCAACTTCGGCGGGGCCTCCGGCTACGGCTTCGCGCCGCAGCAGCAGCCGGCGGCCGCCGTGTCCTTCGACCACCACCTCCACCAGCAGCGGCAGCAGTACACCGGCGCGGCATTCGGCTACGGGAACCACCTGCAGCACTCCCTCTCCGGCGGCGACGCGTTCGCCCACGGGCTCGGCGCGGCGGAGGACCGGATGCTCCTGCAGAGCATGCAGGCGGCGCAGATGCCCGGGGCGCGCGCCGCTCACAACAGCGCCAATGGCTACTTCGCCTGA